Proteins encoded by one window of Halichondria panicea chromosome 8, odHalPani1.1, whole genome shotgun sequence:
- the LOC135339691 gene encoding uncharacterized FAD-linked oxidoreductase YgaK-like, translated as MATFLVALGAVTLISTAYGIGPCVEELADISVFPGESLYDNSTVVNNPAFADVLPAFVALPTTVEDVQRCLACAYQKSVPFTVKGGGHSAIGMSTIEGRENGAFVIYLSQMKSVEIANKFLVKVQAGARWEDVYDIVRETDYLVVGGICPSVGVAGYTLGGGFSFISRKYGLAIDTVHSMTMITVDGSQVVSVTKTTNADLFWALRGGGGGNFGVVVDFTFKLEPSFPSYEYGDMIIKDDNVEKALSAIGSMDLDQEVYLDFSIAPGNELHLAYVNLGHISRATGLKISILKELAWKHNDRKFNTYWELWKHHTTNVEYSRVENIPITVRATFLKTISPSMARILVELSVPANCFHSFIHLGGTIADYEHKYTAFFHRTANFEIYSTCSYSNDSERQESERYLLDIYSIMERSGETGGNYVNDPFLDLKNWQTMYYGYNYDRLLEIQKKWNPLDKGTYHYPLSIGSDYKPPMRRKHEHSEL; from the exons ATGGCCACTTTCTTGGTAGCGCTTGGAGCAGTAACGCTTATCTCTACTGCTTATGGTATAG GTCCATGTGTAGAGGAGCTTGCAGACATATCTGTGTTTCCAGGGGAGTCGTTGTATGACAACAGTACTGTTGTGAATAATCCAGCCTTTGCCGATGTACTACCAGCTTTTGTGGCTTTGCCCACAACTGTTGAAGATGTACAACGATGCTTGGCCTGCGCCTATCAGAAATCTGTTCCATTCACAGTGAAGGGTGGTGGGCACAGTGCCATTGGAATGTCTACGATTGAAGGACGTGAAAATGGTGCTTTTGTAATCTATCTCTCACAAATGAAATCTGTCGAAATTGCTAACAAGTTTCTGGTGAAAGTTCAAGCTGGTGCAAGGTGGGAGGATGTTTATGACATTGTTAGAGAAACAGACTATCTAGTTGTTGGAGGGATCTGTCcgtcagtgggtgtggctggtTACACCTTAGGAGGAGGTTTTAGTTTTATCAGTCGCAAATACGGACTAGCTATTGACACTGTCCACTCGATGACTATGATCACTGTAGACGGATCTCAAGTGGTGTCTGTaacaaaaaccacgaatgcTGATCTGTTCTGGGCGCTGCggggtggaggtggtggtAACTTTGGTGTTGTTGTCGATTTCACATTTAAGCTGGAGCCATCTTTTCCTTCGTATGAGTATGGGGACATGATTATTAAGGACGATAATGTTGAGAAAGCTCTTTCTGCCATTGGATCAATGGATTTGGATCAAGAAGTGTATCTGGACTTTTCCATTGCGCCTGGAAATGAATTGCATTTGGCCTACGTTAATCTGGGACACATTAGTCGTGCCACAGGATTAAAGATATCAATACTCAAAGAACTTGCATGGAAACACAACGACAGGAAGTTCAATACTTACTGGGAGCTTTGGAAACATCATACAACTAATGTCGAGTATTCCAGAGTTGAAAACATTCCGATCACAGTAAGAGCAACGTTTTTGAAAACCATATCTCCTTCGATGGCGAGAATTTTGGTTGAACTATCGGTTCCTGCGAATTGCTTTCATTCGTTTATACACCTTGGTGGTACTATTGCTGACTATGAACACAAGTACACTGCATTCTTTCATCGCACTGCAAACTTTGAGATCTACTCAACTTGTAGCTACTCAAACGACTCAGAGAGACAAGAGAGTGAGCGATACTTACTCGATATTTACTCCATCATGGAGAGAAGTGGTGAAACAGGAGGAAACTACGTGAACGACCCATTTTTGGATCTCAAGAACTGGCAGACTATGTACTACGGTTACAACTATGACAGATTATTGGAGATACAAAAGAAGTGGAACCCACTGGACAAAGGAACGTACCACTACCCACTAAGCATCGGCTCTGATTACAAGCCACCGATGAGGAGAAAGCATGAACACTCTgaactataa
- the LOC135339705 gene encoding uncharacterized protein LOC135339705 has translation MSIPGALLLLVALATSGQCTDNCYDHQTVDYKTSFSPVECGQQCSVTPFFSPDHSVNMYLDLIESATESIDIYTPGFTSWSRCTYYKKACDNECIGCSLTEQRNESFPIFPALLNAMHLRNVSVRLLTNNFSQPTCQDRITPLDWLFLNGAAIKFYQTTTFMHSKYVMVDKGKRTSVSSVNFSQTSFTKNREAGVVLEKCDCPTIAFYKSVFDSDWATADEYVITSKYSTSELDYITDKSLMEYPSPPRYVVPGAYVTPLTTYDAVTVRNGYTSPDNARTTIMDQLKSVKSSLEVAIYQITDKGLCDQISTLHHNGVNVSLLVSATIVSSTDWKDAQQCYCQLYQNGMKDIQKSLKNFRFAHQKYWIIDGKAVHLSTGNWSPSDFPSGEVYPAHAPHSVNRDLLVAMEGEDIVNAFYTVFQNDWAAGTEWEPKYCN, from the exons ATGTCTATTCCTGGTGCTCTGCTGTTGCTTGTAGCCCTGGCTACTAGTGGACAATGTACTGATAACTGCTATGACCACCAGACAGTGGACTACAAAACAAGCTTCTCCCCTGTAGAGTGTGGACAACAATGCTCAGTCACTCCATTCTTCTCACCTGATCACTCTGTGAACATGTACCTGGACCTCATAGAGTCAGCAACGGAGTCTATAGATATCTACACACCTG GTTTTACCAGTTGGAGTAGATGCACATACTACAAAAAAGCGTGTGATAATGAGTGCATTGGTTGCAGCCTTACGGAACAACGAAACGAATCATTCCCGATCTTTCCAGCCCTCCTCAATGCTATGCATCTAAGAAACGTGTCCGTTCGACTACTAACTAACAACTTCTCCCAACCAACTTGCCAAGATCGAATTACACCACTAGACTGGCTATTCCTAAATGGAGCTGCTATTAAATTTTATCAAACCACAACTTTCATGCACTCCAAATATGTGATGGTCGATAAAGGAAAGAGAACATCCGTCTCATCAGTCAACTTCAGTCAGACCTCATTCACAAAGAATCGAGAAGCTGGTGTAGTTCTAGAAAAATGTGACTGTCCTACGATAGCCTTCTACAAGTCTGTATTTGACTCAGACTGGGCCACAGCTGACGAATACGTTATCACAAGCAAGTACAGCACATCTGAGCTGGACTATATCACAGACAAGTCTCTTATGGAGTACCCCTCTCCCCCACGCTATGTTGTCCCCGGGGCTTATGTAACACCACTAACAACGTACGATGCTGTGACGGTGAGGAACGGGTACACTTCCCCGGACAATGCTCGCACCACTATCATGGACCAACTCAAGAGTGTCAAGTCTAGTCTAGAG GTGGCTATATACCAGATCACTGACAAGGGACTATGTGATCAGATCAGCACGCTACACCACAATGGCGTCAATGTTTCCCTACTTGTGTCAGCCACCATTGTCTCCTCCACTGACTGGAAAGACGCTCAACAATGCTACTGTCAGCTGTACCAAAATGGGATGAAGGATATTCAAAAGTCCCTCAAAAACTTTAGGTTTGCACATCAAAAGTACTGGATTATTGACGGGAAAGCTGTTCACCTTAGTACAG GTAATTGGAGTCCCAGTGATTTCCCGAGTGGTGAGGTATACCCTGCACATGCCCCACATAGCGTGAACAGAGACCTACTGGTTGCCATGGAGGGGGAGGACATTGTCAACGCCTTCTACACAGTGTTCCAGAATGACTGGGCAGCTGGCACAGAATGGGAACCAAAGTATTGCAACTAA
- the LOC135339687 gene encoding inactive peptidyl-prolyl cis-trans isomerase FKBP6-like, with protein sequence MHAHAHWVRPHGNKCGRIHTVRLQVLREGSRNQAPRMESIEEIDPWNSRGPSVSLKEGVELNQLHNGVILEIDTEAMQAQEPYPDDAEESFEGANVLEQLNTECIGFAGNNLSDSDNELSPFEKMAKWMTVVPGSDGNLLKKVLRSGHGDVVPEGATVRVHYNGYLEYSDEPYDSSRLRNRPLQFKLGQSAVIEGWDCGVATMQRSEIARFLVNPSYAFGDFGCPPRIPPGATIMFEIELISFIDYKAADEFGSLTRKEKKEASLEQLLAVANAEREAGNELFKQNNFGKASSKYLKAVRLLESARLKDEIEEKQWKEVLLKLYLNQSLVSLKLNKHRLAVAQCKRALDIDPRNVKANFRLGQAFMKLSEFKKSRDHLLKAGRLSPGNQEIRLELQKLDRAVSKFRTLEKTMYTKMVQFSAPTVSDQTLESSGNSEDMNEMREQLVKELTLMRDKVSMKQMVLPQILTPEQVDCARQVARELGLKTEKAHNGGLRIYKEEDEIKVAF encoded by the exons atgcatgcacatgcgcattgggtGAGACCACATGGCAATAAGTGTGGGCGTATCCATACTGTAAGGCTTCAAGTACTGAGAGAAGGATCTAGGAATCAAGCACCAAGGATGGAAAGCATTGAAGAGATTGATCCCTGGAAT TCAAGAGGTCCCTCTGTGTCCCTGAAGGAGGGAGTTGAACTCAACCAGCTGCACAATGGGGTCATCCTGGAGATAGACACAGAGGCCATGCAGGCCCAGGAGCCCTACCCTGACGACGCAGAGGAGAGCTTTGAGGGAGCGAACGTCCTTGAGCAACTCAATACAGAATGCATTGGTTTCGCTGGAAACAATTTGTCCGACTCAGATAATGAACTG TCACCGTTTGAGAAGATGGCTAAATGGATGACAGTAGTTCCCGGTTCAGACGGTAACTTACTCAAGAAGGTCCTCCGTAGTGGACATGGTGATGTGGTGCCAGAAGGGGCCACTGTCAGGGTGCATTACAATGGGTATCTGGAGTATTCGGATGAACCTTATGACTCCAGTAGACTAAGGAATAGACCGTTACAGTTTAAACTGGGGCAAT CGGCAGTAATTGAGGGCTGGGATTGTGGGGTGGCCACAATGCAGAGGTCAGAGATTGCTCGATTTCTGGTCAACCCTAGCTATGCATTCGGAGACTTTGGATGCCCCCCGCGAATACCCCCTGGAGCTACAA TCATGTTTGAGATCGAGCTAATCAGTTTCATTGACTACAAGGCAGCGGATGAGTTTGGTAGCCTTACCAGGAAGGAGAAGAAAGAAGCCTCACTGGAGCAGCTCCTTGCTGTGGCCAATGCAGAGAGAGAG GCTGGAAACGAACTGTTTAAGCAGAATAATTTTGGAAAAGCTTCTAGCAAGTATCTCAAG gctGTCCGTTTGCTAGAGTCAGCTCGATTGAAGGACGAGATAGAGGAGAAACAATGGAAGGAAGTGCTACTAAAGCTGTACCTCAACCAGTCGCTGGTGAGCCTCAAGCTGAACAAGCATCGACTGGCAGTGGCTCAATGCAAGAGGGCTCTGGATATAGACCCCAGGAACGTCAAGGCCAACTTCAGACTAGGACAG GCATTCATGAAACTGAGCGAGTTCAAGAAATCAAGGGATCACCTGCTGAAGGCTGGTCGACTGTCTCCAGGCAACCAGGAAATCAGATTGGAGCTACAAAAACTCGATAG AGCTGTGTCCAAGTTCAGGACATTGGAGAAGACCATGTACACCAAGATGGTCCAGTTCTCAGCCCCGACTGTCTCTGACCAGACGCTGGAGTCCAGTGGTAACAGTGAAGACATGAACGAGATGAGAGAGCAGCTGGTTAAAGAACTTAC ATTGATGCGGGACAAGGTGAGCATGAAGCAGATGGTGCTACCACAGATCCTCACTCCAGAGCAGGTGGACTGTGCCAGACAAGTGGCCCGGGAACTAGGCCTCAAAACAGAAAAG GCCCACAATGGTGGACTTCGCATTTACAAAGAAGAGGATGAAATAAAAGTTGCCTTTTAA
- the LOC135339819 gene encoding sigma intracellular receptor 2-like — translation MASILRRPLDLLIIVFFIFFVLIAWTIDFTQSLYGSVLALEDIDEWIWPPAIVLKYYAWWCETYDPLVAHNPMWYETMAWFSPFLYTPFYICAIYAFIYEKEWIRIPALLWAYGLLLTMFVVVREQLMGEHATPNVPIFFAAYSTYIIVPALVMLRVARAPVFSSGAKNKRD, via the exons ATGGCATCCATTCTGAGGCGCCCACTAGACCTCCTTATAATTGTATTCTTCATATTTTTTGTGTTGATAGCATGGACTATAG ACTTCACTCAGAGTTTGTACGGCTCTGTTCTTGCCCTTGAAGATATTGATGAGTGGATATGGCCTCCTGCTATAGTGCTCAAGTACTATGCCTGGTGGTGTGAGACGTATGACCCACTAGTAGCTCATAACCCAATGTG GTATGAGACGATGGCCTGGTTCAGCCCATTCCTCTATACACCATTTTACATTTGTGCCATCTATGCTTTCATATACGAGAAAGAATGGATAAGGATACCAG CTCTCCTCTGGGCCTATGGGCTACTGCTGACAATGTTTGTGGTTGTGAGGGAGCAGTTAATGGGAGAACATGCCACACCCAATGTCCCAATATTTTTCGCGGCCTACTCAACTTACATCATTGTTCCAGCTCTAGTCATGTTGAGGGTTGCTAGGGCACCAGTGTTCAGTAGTGGAGCAAAGAACAAACGAGATTAA